A window of the Aspergillus flavus chromosome 6, complete sequence genome harbors these coding sequences:
- a CDS encoding putative beta-carotene dioxygenase (unnamed protein product) — MASSVKESTTTTHYNDWPNTQGFDVRYQELEPTELSVQGTIPPYCAGVLFRNGLGPRDIQTEKQTTYRVSHWFDYFAQVHRFQIHTPTPEQPRVRVTHNSRLTCDGLIRRIQRTGYRGEITFGAKYDPCMTLFQKAQSVFKTIPQGVPDEVDISVSLNVNFPGLSATGSKQEKMPEPGIQTLCNRTDNSTFQMLDPQTLEPIGIADQTVLHPSLRGPLSAAHCKTDLTTGDVYNYNLDIGLTSTYRIFHVSRATGKTSILATFTHAATYVHSLLLTEHYVVLCLWNARFRAGGMSLLWTHNFVDALADYDPTQRSTWFVVDRTPGGRGLIARYESDPFFSFHTINAYEEHSSTNPSKTDIIADVCAYDSLDVLKRFYIDNILSDSATARHFGESRNHSARGAFRRFRLPAVPEASSPKTLTAELVFSMGKGLGPELPHVSPRVRGRKYRYVYGVTDSGKSVFLDGLVKHDVVTQTSLYWSQHGQTASEPIFVTDPDSEDEDGGVLLSVVLDGIEGRSYLLVLDAKTMTEVGRATVHGVVGFGFHGAHVRDA; from the exons ATGGCGTCGTCAGTTAAAGAGTCAACGACTACTACCCATTATAATGACTGGCCAAACACGCAGGGT TTTGATGTCCGCTACCAAGAGCTCGAGCCGACAGAGTTATCAGTCCAGGGCACAATTCCGCCCTACTGCGCCGGCGTGCTGTTCCGCAACGGTTTAGGCCCTCGCGATATTCAGACAGAGAAACAAACCACCTATCGTGTGAGCCACTGGTTCGACTATTTTGCCCAGGTTCATCGTTTCCAGATACATACTCCTACACCAGAGCAGCCTCGAGTCCGCGTCACACACAACTCCCGACTGACCTGCGATGGCCTCATCCGAAGGATACAGCGAACAGGATACCGTGGAGAGATCACCTTTGGAGCTAAATATGACCCATGCATGACGCTCTTCCAGAAGGCGCAATCGGTCTTTAAGACCATTCCACAAGGTGTTCCCGACGAGGTCGACATCAGCGTCTCTTTGAATGTTAACTTTCCCGGCTTGTCGGCGACGGGCAGcaagcaggagaagatgcCCGAGCCAGGCATCCAGACACTCTGCAACCGCACAGATAACTCTACTTTCCAGATGCTCGATCCTCAGACTCTGGAGCCAATTGGTATTGCGGACCAAACAGTCTTGCATCCATCGCTCCGTGGACCCCTTAGCGCGGCCCATTGCAAGACAGACCTGACCACCGGTGATGTCTACAACTACAACCTAGACATTGGTCTGACAAGCACCTATCGTATCTTCCATGTTTCTCGAGCAACAGGAAAAACCAGCATTCTTGCAACATTCACGCATGCTGCTACATACGTGcactctcttcttctgacGGAGCACTACGTTGTGCTCTGTCTTTGGAACGCTCGCTTTCGAGCTGGGGGCATGTCCTTGCTATGGACGCATAACTTTGTAGATGCATTGGCCGACTACGACCCCACACAGCGCAGCACCTGGTTCGTCGTGGATCGTACTCCTGGAGGGCGGGGATTAATCGCGCGTTACGAGTCCGATCCCTTCTTCAGTTTCCACACAATTAATGCGTATGAAGAGCATTCATCGACCAATCCCTCCAAGACAGATATCATCGCCGATGTTTGTGCATACGACAGCCTAGACGTATTAAAACGCTTCTATATCGACAATATACTGTCTGACTCAGCCACAGCCCGCCATTTTGGCGAGTCAAGGAACCACAGTGCTCGCGGAGCTTTCCGGCGCTTTCGCCTGCCTGCCGTTCCCGAAGCATCGAGTCCCAAGACCCTCACGGCGGAACTGGTTTTCTCGATGGGGAAGGGACTAGGACCGGAACTACCCCATGTTAGCCCTCGAGTACGTGGCCGAAAGTATCGCTACGTATACGGCGTGACCGACTCAGGAAAGAGTGTGTTCCTGGACGGCCTGGTCAAGCATGACGTCGTCACGCAGACATCTCTTTATTGGAGTCAGCATGGGCAGACGGCAAGTGAGCCGATTTTTGTGACAGATCCGGATtcagaggacgaggatggtgGTGTACTTCTT